From the Papaver somniferum cultivar HN1 chromosome 2, ASM357369v1, whole genome shotgun sequence genome, the window caattaatgtattaGTACGTTGAAGAATTTCGGGAATTTCCAATATCTGACGTCTGGATTTGATAATTATAAGATCTAACGGCTTAGATCCGTTTCCTTTTCAAAATCAGTTGGGCTTGCTCTTATTAAACGTCCCCGACAACTAATTTACGGAGTATCCAATCATAAACCTCATTGTTCCAACACAGTAATCTGGCCCATTTCAGAAAATTGGGTATGTGTATGCGCATGACCCAACGAGAATAATCTTTTCATACTGTAGTTTTCTCAACCTTTGATTCTCATGTCATAGCTTTCAATAGTAATAATCTTTTATATTATCATATAGAGCAGCAACACCGATATcagataattcaaaaatcaaataaatcttgATACAAATTGGCGAAGATCTTAGGAGCCACTTTTCTACTAAAATGAAGAGATAAAAACAGTTGCAACTTGGAACCGAACTTAGCAAGAACAATGAGTAATTTGCAAAAGTTGTCTTTGGATGCCTAACCACATGGAAAAGGCCTTTACCGTATTGTACGCAATTTGAGTATCACATTTCCATCGATCATGAATCTGAATGGTTTTATCGTGCTATGTATAATGAATGAAAAGAGAAACAGAAGGATAAAGTTATACGAAACCTTACTAGTAAATACGTTAAATCATTATTAGTTATTAGTTACTCAAAATAGAGCAGTATCCATCCGAAAAATGTCTTCATTCACTAGATTCATACACTGTTGTCCAAGGGTTTACCCAATATGTCCAATCAAAAATCCATTTCACAAATATGAAGCAATGAACTTCTTCAAGTTTTTGGATCAAAAGATTTTTACTTAAAGAGGCCATGTATATCCGTATGATTCTTCAACAATGTCCACTTCAATTTCTTAAACGGGATATGTGACAAAAGAGTACTCACAAGCCAGTCTAGTCAGAAGTCATGACTCTTTCTCTCCACATGTGAGAGAgatttttgtcttttttcttcatattgtcaATTTTGCAGTCATCCATAGGCTCTGGACAACATCTATTGTTACTCAAACTGGAaactattaggaaataatatatgagagtctatatttaggagatatgcacattaagttgtgagagttatattaggaaagtgtttatgtttagagtttgatcttagttaggaaagtgccttgagtggtcgtcaagtttgtgaacaatataaataggctgttgagccatgaaagttgacacaccgaattattatcaatgtagtcttttatgcttccgcgtttatgctctcctctctcttgctcgatccttaacatggtatcagagcgaggtgagaggaagagagaggagaagaagaaagagttagagaagtttttccatgtttttagggtttaagaaaaaaaaaaaaaaaaaattagagtttcGTAATTACGAAACAGGGAAAGCTTGAGGACCTGATGTTTAAGTTGCTGAGAAGTCCGGATGGTCAGGTTCGTGGACACGTTCAACATGTTCCTAAGAAGTCTACTGTTATGAGAAAGCAAGTAAGAAACTAGGTCAAAGCTGGTTTGTCATCAAGGTTAATGCTGGCAGACATGGAAGGTTGTCGTCCATGATTTGGAAGTTGTGATAAACAAGGAAGGTGGATGATGGTCTGTCTACGAAGGTGGATTGCAGGTGGCACTGTTGCTGTTCAAAGTTATGAAGTAAAACTGCAAGAAGAAGTTACAGATGATGTAGCTGTTGGTTTAAGGTGTTCGTGGATTTTTTCACCAAACAGCGCACAAGTGAAACTAGGTTTCTTTAGGAAGAAGAACTGATGGTGTTTGATCACGATAGAAAGAGCTCTGTGGTTGGATGGTGATTGATCGATAATGTTAATGGTGGTCTGTGGTTGATTGGACAGAGAGAGCTCGGCCGTCATGGCAGTAATGGAGCTTGTAGTAGCCGTTGTGAAGAAGCGATGTTGTCTGCCGGTGCGAAGCTATAAAGAAGATTGCACTGGGTTACAGATAGCACTGTGTACAAGAGGATGAGTGTTGTTCTCAGATTTCAAATCAGAGAAGGATGAGAAAGAAGAATTTGATTGCTTCCATGGGTGTTTAGAGAAGAATATTATTACTATGATGGGTTGTTTGATTTATTGCAAAGAAAGAGCTCAAGCTGATAATATACTATTGCTGCCGTTGCTAGAACAATCttgagatcaaggaaaacttgGAAGATATGAACAGAAGAGTCAAGAGTCCGTTATCTGaaggacgaagaagaagaagaaaaaaaaaaagtgttattgAAAATTGTAACAGTATATGTGGGTGTTACAAAGGTTACACAATGGTTACTGAAGAATCGTTACAGAAGCGTAATGGAAGAAAAATGTGACAGTTCTGTCAGAGGTATTGCAGAAAGCTGTTAAacatgttggaagaagtgaagtgtggttgaagagtttgtggcagaaacttggatatcctacaaagtgtggcagactttgtaaagacgacaagattgtgagagaatcttgaagaacaaagaagtgtgaaggtttcgcaaaaatagcgtgactggaacaagagaagaagaaacaacattcatgttgtgaagaaagaaaaaaaaaagagagaagaaaacaatcaccaagaggtgatgagaaaaagaacaacaataataggttgaaaccctatgagttgtcgagagagtacaaaaagtattctatcgaagaaaccaagaaaccaagagtacaagaagtattctacgaagggaaccgaaatgttctaaaactacgaagatgggaccgcaatgtccttaaactacgaagagaggaccgaaacgtccttaaactacgaagatggaaccgaaatgttctaaaactacgaagatgggaccgcaatgtccttaaacttgcattgggaccgaaatgtccttaaactacgaagaggaccgaaatgtccttaaactacgaaggggaccgaaacgtccttaaactacgaagaggaccgaaatgtccttcaactacgaagatgggaccgtaatgtccttaaactatgaaggggaccgaaatgtccttaaactacgaagaggaccgaaacgtccttaaactacggtctgaagatttttttttttttttcacaaaagtgttgaaaaaaaagaagaagaagaaaactgaagttaaatttcttttgtccaagatgggcattcgtgatctacatgctccatcttgagggagggtattaggaaataatatatgagagtctatatttaggagatatgcacattaagttgtgagagttatattaggaaagtgtttatgtttagagtttgatcttagttaggaaagtgccttgagtggtcgtcaagtttgtgaacaatataaataggctgttgagccatgaaagttgacacaccgaattattatcaatgtagtcttttatgcttccgcgtttatgctctcctctctcttgctcgatccttcaCAGAAACCTAGCTAGATTTCTTAGGAGTAGCCAGCAGGGACCTTGTCAATGAAAAAAAGATTGATTAGATGATGAGACTCTTTATGGGCAAAATACTTCGAACATAATACAATGGTGGGTGTGTGTGTCATGTGTGAATGAATGAAAGATGATAAAGTTATTCTGAGAGACAAAAGTCGGACTATATTTCTTTAGTTGATGCTCTTTTCAATGTCTAATGATTCCATTTCTAGTACaggtgaggaagaagaaaggaaaaaccaTGACACTACTCATCCTTAAATAGAAAAACGAAAGATGCTAAAGTGAACTTTTGTACAACTTGTAGGTTTTTTTATATGAACCATGCATGCATTGCCCATTTTCCATGTGTGGTTTCTCTAGATGGACACTTTAAAGGTCATATTACATTTTGGATTACTGATATCAAATTTGGTATCAAATGCTTCATAACATTAATAATGATCCAAAAGAGACAGAAAAAGTGCCAAATGAGAAGGTTTCATCTTGCCAGACTTTTCTATTTGTAGCATGATTTTAACTAATGTTGTCCAAATTTATGGATTTTCTCATACGTGGACAATGTAAATACTTAGAATGAACCAATTTGTCTCCGGATCCACTAAATCATGAATCTTAATTAGTTAGAATTTGTTGGATGGCATGTTTCAAAGTTAGCCACACAGAACTGTGACCAAAACTTGAACAAGTGGATTAGCTCCGTCGTAGGTACAGAGGTAGTGGAACTTAAAAACTCCAATGAAAACACAACAACTAAAATTGTTATCAAGCCACCCCTAGCCTGCATATATTCTTTTCAAGCCACTCCTAATTCCAAATCCTAGTTCCGCTCCTGATTAAGCCTTCAAGAAATCCACAGACGATGGTTCTCATATTTTACTAGTATATTACTtatgtctgttttttttttcttccttttgatCGATTACTtatctctgtttttttttcttccttttgatCGATTACAGCTCTATCTTTGTTAACACAATAAGACGAGGACGTACGAGACACCACACCGAGGGATAAAAACAGGGGACGGAGAAAGAGAGTGGTAGAATTATAGCCTAATAGGGGATCAACAGTCATTATAGATGGATAGATATGGGTTACTTCCATCAAGTCACTAGTTGAAAGTCGATGAGTTGACATTTTTCATCTTTGATGTTGCGGAAAGTGGACTGTCAGCAGCTATTACTCGGTGGAATCCATGTCATTATTACAAAATTTGTAgtactgattttagatttttttttcttcttaaaaatAGTAAATGTAAATGATTGGTTGGATTTTGAACGAATGACTTATCCTAGAAGAAAACTGAAATTTTCTGGCGGTTATTTCAACGGTTGCGGCTTTCAGTGCTTCCGTCTAGGAAACCTAACGTAATACTCTGTATCCAATTGCACGTGGAGCTTCCTTAAGCTCCCTTTACCTTGGACCACTTATTGGCTTTATGTGTTGACGCGTGTCCAACAAATATTCCTTTCCGCCGCCATGGATAAGCTATCCAGCTTTGATTGCTTACGATTCTCTGTAGAGCCGTGCCTTTCTTCTTTTCCCACGTGTGACCTTCctttaattatttttatcattattatATTTCTATGTATTTTTTCATTAAAACTGCTAAGAAAATCTTAGTAGGTCTTTTCTTGATTTATTATCATCACTGTTCACTAGCAACAAAGACCAATTATTAAACTACATTTTCAACCATAAATGACAATAGTTTCTGTATTGTCTTTTTTTTCCTCCTGCAAATAGTTGAAGGAAAATGAAATTTAGATTTCACAGCAGCCCATGCTAGTTTTATAGGTGTATATGAAATACTTTCACCTATATGCATATCATAGATTTCAAAATTGAAatacttttggtttatgatttCCTTCGTAATTCAGTTTACTATGAGCAGAAAAGAAAAGTGGGGGATATATGAGAACGGAAAATTGGTCATTtatcaaaatatttttaaaaaatggttcaaatggacgagtaaaaattattatgggtgaaatggacacaaaaaaaaatagcaacgatgaaactggattcatcatgACTTAGACTTAAAAAATAGGAAGGACGAAACTGGATGCagcctgatgtaaattaaaaataagaaaaagtatttaaaaatgggtaggataaaACTGTTTATATCCCGACTATATTTACATAAAGTCCTTTTCAgataggaattgttgattttgatttttttaaccaattttgtgatacgAGAATAAAACTAAACTAAAAGTAATTGGTGACTACATCTCATATGTGATTGGTATGCCAGTGGGTTTATGCCACGTACAATCTCCCAATTATTGTTACTTCACTCTCAGTGATAGTTTATACTGTGAGATTCTAGAAGTAAGTACTTAATAATATTGTTTAGTCTAAATGGATTAGTCTCAAAAATGCATACATGAATCCCAAGGAATTCTATATAATTAGGCAGAAAGTATTATTATATTCAAATTAATAATTAGTGAGATACCACTAGTAGTAATAGATACATAGGATTAACACGCTATAAGCTTCACTAGAGCAGGTTCTCAAACAAAAGAGTTTGGTACAAATGTCATTTTTAACATCAttttgaaagaaaacaaaaagaatttAAATTTAAAATAAACCCACAAATTAATCTCAAAAATACAAATTTTACAGAATTTGGAATCCTCAAATTGGGTCCATCTTTCTTAACAAATCCCCATTAAAATCTTTCCTACAATATCTCTACTCTGTCATCTATCCTTAAAACttccctttttatttttgttttctccatCTATAAATCATTAGATAACTGTTGTTGGATAAACCACATATCATCACTGTTCCATATATTGTCAAATACATCCTCACCACCACCTAAccacatgttgttgttgttgttctgttGCTGATCAATACCCTGAAACTCCAAaccttgttgttgctgttgttgatggTAGTAATAATTAGAGTTGGGACGAAATAATGTTTCTGAATAATTATTAGTATGGGTATTTTGGGTAATATTGTAAGTATTGCTGTGAGGAAAGCTATAACAGTCTGATGATAATTGAGTATTACTCCCCATAGAATCTGATGAACCACCAGTACTTGAATTCTCAGGTGTTGCAGAAACGAAACTCTGATTATTAAAAGAACCCGAAAATTCGTTATTGCTAGTTTGAAATATATATTGATCATCGCTGAATTCCTGGTTATAACCGTTGTTCATGGTGGTGTTGGGTTGATTCATGTAGTTTGTAGAGTTGGCGGTGGCAACTTTAGCTCCGTTTGAAGAAGCTGTCGTGGCAGTGGATGCTGCCTCTGCTTGAATACGTTCGACTAATCTTGGCATCCAAAGATAACGCATGGTGTCTTTAAATTGCTTACTATTTACGTCACATTGAAGTTGTTTCGCATGTTTTTGAACTCTTGTTCTCCAATAATTCTTTATTTCATTATCTGTTCTGCCCGGTAAGTGTTGTGCTATTTTGGACCACCTTTAAgaaacaaatcaaaacaaaaataagttaGTTTTTGAAAAAGATAATGGAAAACAAGTCTGAATCGTAAATAATGATCATGTGATAACTTACCGATTTCCCCAGCGAGAATGAAGTTCAAGAATTAGAAGTTGTTCCTCAAGAGTAATATTTCCTCGACGAACATCCGGGCGTAAGTAATTCAACCATCTTAGTCTACAGCTCTTACCCGTTCTTTTCAAACCTGTTACATGCATAttcatcaaaaaaatcaaaattcatgaACTCAATAAAAAGACAATGAATTAAGCTATAACCATGCATGTTAATTACTAGCTTCATGACTAAAAACTCATTTCTCGAATAAGCTTTGGAAGTCTTACCGGCACAACGAGCTAAGGAGTTCCAACGGCCTTCACCATGATTAGCAATGTAATTGACAAGTAAAAGATCTTCTTCAACAGTCCATGGACCTCTTCTCAAGTCATCCATTAACTGATCTTCATGATCGATACTGCTATCATCACTttgattattataattataatcaTGAGTTATAGTAGACATAGCAATACCCTTAAAATCTTGATCCATTTTTATCTATAtctaaatacaaatgaaagaattgTACTTGCTATGAGATTTTGATGGGAGTTTTAGACTTTTAGAGTCGGACggcttgagagagagagagaattgttTATTTGAGAGAGAGAGATGAGTGGAGTCTTATATATAGAGATGAGATGGGATGGGATGATGAGATGGGATGGATGTGGAAGAAATATAAAGGTAAAACGTGAGAGGGAGTATATAAAAAAATAGTTAAAGAAGAACGAAGGGGGATTTGAtattgattaattagtgtaataAGGGGTTTTTAGTTAaagtttttgtgtttttaacTACAAAATACCAGTGTTAATTAGCTCTAATCCAAttttaaaatgatccaaaaaagtGGATTTTAGTTTGACACTTTGACTTTCAACTCGGACTTAAGAAGCCTATTAAGTTCCGTGTTGAACCTCCATTACAGACACACGTGTCTTTAGTTTATTCTACGTTTTTAACTTTATAATATTGAAACTCTTATCCCTCGCAAGTTGTTTTGTTTTGTGTATCAAAAAGACAAACGAGGTCATCCTATGAAAGAATGGCACTGTTCCTACTACTCATCACTCCACTACTAACGCGGTTATGGCACTCAATGCCTCAAAAATTTGGCGCATGTGTATATTGAATGATATCTTACTTTCACTACTGTATATTTACTAGgcaccctttttttttctttctaatttaCACTTTTTGTATACTCCTAGCGAGATCTTATCTTATGCATACTCCTAGTGAGATCTTCTTAGTATCTTAGCTAGGCCTAGGTAAATTGATTGAGGTTTGACGAGCGGAAACATCCCAAACATAACTTTTGGGTTGTTAGAGAGACATTAGTTTGGTCGACATTGAATTGCAACAACTTCGGAAGCACTTACGAATAGTGTTGGTGTTTATTGCTATCGTATTGTCAAAGTTATCGGAATATATCTCTGATGGAATTTATCAGTAATTGAAATCTTATGGCACCCGTAAAAATTTGTTATGCATTGCAATTTTTATTCCAGATAGTATACTGTTGATCATGGAAAGTGATGGTATCTCTTTTCTAGAAACAAAGAAAGTATTTTATAGGTTGTTGTATTTGGGTCACGCATTTTCAACCATTAGATAGTAAAAAAAACTTTACCTTTTTACAAGTCATTTTTATTTCCAACTTCGAAGACCGATTTTTGCTTCTGATGTCCAAACACTCTCCAAACATGTCAGTATTATTCAATTATTTTTTAAACTTATTCCATGTTTAGTTATATACGCTACTTAGCTTAACATTTAATTTAATAATATTTTAAATAACTACCAATACTAATGAGAAACAAAACTTCTTCAGATAGCTTTTTGAAAAGACattgtaataaaatatttattagcAATTAAAGCTAAAATGCTAGGACTTGTGGAAGTTCATTAGAGGTTCGCAAGGGTAAATAAACCTTGACTAAGTTTCAAAATTGGCTCCTACGAAGAGAAAATTAATTTAAAAATGTAAAGAGAAATATTATCAGAATGATGATCATGAATTTTTATTTAGAGTTTTTGATAAACAATTACAAGAGACAGTGGATAGCCATATAGAAGGCATTACGAATAGAGATTTACACTACCCATATTGCAATAACAagactgaaaaataaaataaaataaatataacacTTAGATTACACCCATCTCACACAAGTGTTTCACACATTTACAATGTTGGAAACACATCGGTTTGGTTCCAAGAAATAATACTGCATGAGCTAAATGTGCAATCCAATCAGACGTAGGTACATAACATATTTGAAGGAAGGAGGAGCTCACCAATTCCCTTATGAAGTGATAATCAACTTCCACATGTTTTGTTGTTGCATGAAAGATTAGGTTGCAGGATATACTTTTGGCTGAATTATAATCACAACAAAAAGTAAAAGGTTCATTAAGAGAAACACCAACTTCAGTCAATAAGAAGGATATCCAGGCCACCTTTTTAGCAACTAAAACCATGGACTTGGATCAACTTCTGCTGAAGACCTTGAAATAGTTGGTTGTTTCTTTGAGGACAAAGAAACAATTGAACATCCAAAAAACATAGAGAAACCAGAAGGTTGACCTCGTTGGATCTGTGCAGCCTTCCTAATCTGAATTAGAATAAAAATTA encodes:
- the LOC113346962 gene encoding myb-related protein 340-like — its product is MDQDFKGIAMSTITHDYNYNNQSDDSSIDHEDQLMDDLRRGPWTVEEDLLLVNYIANHGEGRWNSLARCAGLKRTGKSCRLRWLNYLRPDVRRGNITLEEQLLILELHSRWGNRWSKIAQHLPGRTDNEIKNYWRTRVQKHAKQLQCDVNSKQFKDTMRYLWMPRLVERIQAEAASTATTASSNGAKVATANSTNYMNQPNTTMNNGYNQEFSDDQYIFQTSNNEFSGSFNNQSFVSATPENSSTGGSSDSMGSNTQLSSDCYSFPHSNTYNITQNTHTNNYSETLFRPNSNYYYHQQQQQQGLEFQGIDQQQNNNNNMWLGGGEDVFDNIWNSDDMWFIQQQLSNDL